In Pseudoroseomonas cervicalis, the DNA window CCGTGCCGGGCGGCGCCGCGGGGCCTCAGTGCGGGACCAGAATTCATGGAAAACCTGACCGGCATGATCGGGCCACTGGCCGAGATCATCTGGCTGAACGTCATCTTGTCCGGGGACAATGCGGTGGTGATCGGGCTGGCCGCCGCCGGCCTGCCGCCGCATCAGCGCAGCCGCGCCGTGCTGTTCGGCGTCATCGCCGCGGCGGTGCTGCGCATCGTCTTCTCCATCTTCGCGACGCTGCTGCTGGCGCTGTGGTGGGTCGATCTGGTGGGCGGCCTGGCGCTGCTCTACATCGCCTGGAGCTTCTTCCGCGAGCTGCGCAAGGGCGGCGACGACGCCGCCGAGGGCGGCGAGCCGGCGCAGGAGAAGACCCTGCTGCAGGCGCTGTGGCAGATCATCCTGGCCGATGTGTCGATGAGCCTGGACAACGTCCTGGCGGTGGCCGGGGTGGCGCGCTCCAACCTGACGCTGCTGATCGTGGGCCTCGGTATTTCCATCGTGATGATGGGCCTGGCGGGCGGGCTGCTGGCGAAGCTGCTGGATCGCTACAAGATCATCGCCTATGTGGGCGTCGCGCTGATTGCCTATATCGGCTTGGAATTGCTGTGGGAGGGCCTGGTTATGGCGAACACGACACTGCATCTGGGGCTGCCCCTGCCGGAGGCGGCGCATTGAGGGGGGGCGGGCTCGGCCTGCTGCTGGCCCTGGGCGCGGGCGGCCTGCTGGCCGGCTGCGTGCAGGATCCGGCGCGGCAGGCCGCGACCGCCGCCGCCGCCCAGGCTGCGCTGCGGCCCAGCCTGGACGCGACCCTGGCCCGGCTGCCGGAACAGGCGGCGGGCTTCACC includes these proteins:
- a CDS encoding YjbE family putative metal transport protein (Members of this highly hydrophobic protein family,regularly are found preceded by the yybP-ykoY manganese riboswitch (see RF00080). A metal cation transport function is proposed.) → MENLTGMIGPLAEIIWLNVILSGDNAVVIGLAAAGLPPHQRSRAVLFGVIAAAVLRIVFSIFATLLLALWWVDLVGGLALLYIAWSFFRELRKGGDDAAEGGEPAQEKTLLQALWQIILADVSMSLDNVLAVAGVARSNLTLLIVGLGISIVMMGLAGGLLAKLLDRYKIIAYVGVALIAYIGLELLWEGLVMANTTLHLGLPLPEAAH